A section of the Agromyces aurantiacus genome encodes:
- a CDS encoding GMC oxidoreductase yields MTRYPASADVVIVGSGPTGAAYARILSEQARGATIAMFEVGPTVSDPPGAHVKNIEDPAAREEAQRRSQGPAADEATVRGPGSVTDGMRRARPGTYLLPDGYRLEGEDGLPVVAFSSNVGGMAAHWTGACPRPGGSERIAFLPDLDELLGEADRLLGVTTDAFDRAPFTALVRERLAAAVDEGREEWARVQRMPLAVHRRDDGRLVWSGSDIVLGEVTRDNPDFTLFDESLVTTVLREDGRAVGVTVRDLRTGEEHEVRARFVVVAADALRTPQLLWASGIRPEALGRTLNDQAQVVYAARITDAAAVAARGGGSLGTDEVIDGPLSEQSGVSWVPFTDDMPFHGQIMQLDASPVPLADDDPVVPGSIVGLGLFCAKDLQWDDRVEFSSDRVDSYGMPAMTIHYRLTDRDHAVLDRAREEIVALANAVGAPIGDRPFTMPLGASLHYQGTTRMGETDDGASVCDPDSQVWGVPGLFVAGNGVIPTATACNPTVTSVALAVRGARRITRALASV; encoded by the coding sequence ATGACCAGGTACCCGGCATCGGCAGACGTCGTCATCGTCGGGAGCGGCCCGACCGGTGCCGCGTACGCGCGCATCCTGAGCGAGCAGGCGCGCGGCGCGACGATCGCGATGTTCGAGGTCGGCCCGACCGTCTCCGATCCGCCTGGGGCCCATGTCAAGAACATCGAGGATCCCGCCGCCCGTGAGGAGGCGCAGCGCCGCTCGCAGGGGCCGGCGGCCGACGAGGCCACCGTGCGTGGCCCTGGCTCGGTGACCGACGGCATGCGCCGCGCGCGACCGGGCACCTATCTTCTCCCCGATGGCTATCGGCTCGAGGGGGAGGACGGCCTTCCGGTGGTCGCCTTCTCGAGCAATGTCGGCGGCATGGCGGCCCACTGGACGGGCGCGTGCCCGCGTCCGGGAGGGAGCGAGCGCATCGCCTTCCTCCCCGACCTCGACGAGCTCCTCGGAGAGGCGGATCGCCTTCTCGGAGTGACGACGGACGCCTTCGACCGTGCGCCCTTCACCGCACTCGTGCGAGAGCGGCTCGCGGCAGCGGTCGACGAGGGACGCGAGGAGTGGGCGCGTGTGCAGCGCATGCCGCTCGCCGTGCACCGCCGCGACGACGGGCGCTTGGTGTGGTCGGGATCGGACATCGTGCTCGGAGAGGTCACGCGCGACAACCCGGACTTCACCCTCTTCGACGAGTCGTTGGTCACGACGGTGCTCCGGGAGGACGGTCGCGCCGTGGGCGTGACGGTGCGCGACCTGCGCACCGGCGAGGAGCACGAGGTCCGGGCGCGGTTCGTCGTCGTCGCGGCCGACGCGCTGCGCACGCCGCAGCTGCTGTGGGCTTCCGGCATCCGCCCCGAGGCGCTGGGTCGCACGCTCAACGACCAGGCGCAGGTGGTCTACGCCGCCCGCATCACGGACGCCGCCGCGGTCGCCGCCCGCGGCGGCGGATCGCTCGGCACCGACGAAGTGATCGACGGCCCGCTCAGCGAGCAGAGCGGTGTGAGCTGGGTGCCGTTCACCGACGACATGCCGTTCCACGGGCAGATCATGCAACTCGATGCCTCGCCGGTGCCGCTCGCGGACGACGATCCGGTCGTTCCAGGCTCGATCGTCGGTCTCGGATTGTTCTGCGCGAAGGATCTGCAGTGGGACGACCGGGTCGAGTTCTCGAGCGACCGCGTCGACAGCTACGGCATGCCGGCGATGACGATCCACTATCGCCTCACCGATCGCGACCATGCCGTGCTCGATCGTGCGCGTGAGGAGATCGTCGCGCTCGCGAACGCGGTCGGAGCGCCGATCGGCGACCGGCCGTTCACGATGCCGCTGGGCGCGTCGCTGCACTACCAGGGCACCACCCGGATGGGCGAGACAGACGACGGGGCATCGGTGTGCGACCCGGACAGTCAGGTGTGGGGCGTCCCCGGCCTCTTCGTCGCGGGCAACGGGGTGATTCCCACGGCCACGGCGTGCAACCCGACGGTCACGTCGGTGGCACTCGCCGTCCGCGGAGCGCGCCGGATCACCCGCGCGCTTGCTTCTGTCTAA
- a CDS encoding glycosyl hydrolase, with protein MTEPCAPDPLADLWAAFIEPPDDARPRAWWHWMDGNIDPAGIVRDLTWLHGVGVRGVQLFDGGMGVPLVVPKPVRPGTDDWAEAVRTASSTAAGLGLELTVATSSGWSASGGPWVEPRDAMKKLVWSETVVDGGRRCVLELPALPDVAGPFQDASRWGSPARAPFAVDWRVVAFPADSAHETLRPARIRSGEALSDTSLLLDGWVGEALTLSRDPDAWSSSWLEQEFDEPVTVRSVTVGLPGPGGFGAAPPAHGVLQASDDGVHYRDVAELPASTVPARTVAFPPVTARRFRLVLSGASAAEALPPVAGGVRLPPVLRRSDEFHVSEFALRAAGRVHRAEAKAGFGVVPDYYAVDTDPGADAGSIPVADVLDLTGHVVDGRLTWDAPPGRWHVLRLGASLTGQTNGPALPDATGLEVDKLDGGRISEYLETHLARFAPGRFDALLSDSIEAGAQNWTDRIDERFRELRGYDPTPWLPALAGYLVGDSRASDRFLYDYRRTLAELLATEYYGTLAAEAHARGMTYYAEALEDGRPQLGDDLAMRSHADVPMGAMWTFDPGAGPRPTYVADLKGAASVAHVHGKRWTGAEAFTSFDRPWTSSPRSLKHVADLQLALGVTRFCIHTSPHQPLAAPPPGVALAPFLGQAFTVNETWSGMARPWIDYLARCSAVLSAGEPAVDIAVFTGEEAPVTGLFDAVLDTAVPEGFDFDYVGPDGLATLRAVDGELVSEGARYRLLFLGGSSRRLTVPTLRRIAALLEAGATVVGARPQGSPSLGDDDLEFARLCAEIWGPLRARGRVVPTTDLRAALRELGIRPDLRVSGASLRTIARIIGGRRVTFLANPTDEEVDVTVHVPAAVDALSAWDPVELHSVELDVRRDDDDGREFELVLPPFGSVFVVPAPAQRRRGEALPPRRIAGRWTLDLPGRPPREVPDGPALWTELGAAEREFSGMAVYRTRFTHTGEPTAGRLWLELGRVGDIARVRVNGVDCGIAWTAPFRVEVTHAVVTGSNDLEVEVATPWRNRLIAEASAPSGEIFSPMTEVFEPAAEPVPAGLGGPVALVVEPCA; from the coding sequence GTGACAGAGCCGTGCGCGCCGGATCCGCTCGCCGACCTCTGGGCGGCGTTCATCGAGCCACCCGACGATGCGCGCCCGCGCGCGTGGTGGCACTGGATGGACGGCAACATCGATCCCGCCGGCATCGTGCGCGACCTGACCTGGCTGCACGGCGTGGGCGTGCGCGGTGTCCAGCTCTTCGACGGCGGGATGGGCGTGCCGCTCGTCGTCCCGAAGCCGGTGCGGCCGGGAACCGATGACTGGGCCGAGGCCGTCCGGACCGCTTCGTCCACGGCCGCCGGCCTGGGCCTCGAGCTCACCGTCGCGACGTCGTCGGGATGGAGCGCTTCCGGCGGCCCCTGGGTCGAGCCCCGGGATGCCATGAAGAAGCTCGTCTGGTCCGAGACGGTCGTCGACGGCGGCCGGCGGTGCGTACTGGAGCTGCCCGCGCTGCCGGACGTCGCAGGCCCCTTCCAGGACGCGTCGCGATGGGGATCGCCCGCCCGGGCGCCGTTCGCCGTCGACTGGCGCGTCGTCGCGTTCCCCGCCGACTCCGCCCACGAGACGCTGCGGCCCGCTCGGATACGCAGCGGGGAAGCCCTCTCCGACACGTCCCTGCTCCTCGACGGCTGGGTCGGCGAGGCGCTGACGCTCTCGCGCGACCCCGACGCATGGTCGTCCTCGTGGCTCGAGCAGGAGTTCGACGAACCGGTCACCGTGCGCTCCGTCACCGTCGGGCTCCCCGGACCGGGCGGGTTCGGCGCGGCACCACCCGCGCACGGCGTCCTCCAGGCGAGCGACGACGGCGTGCACTACCGCGACGTCGCGGAGCTTCCCGCCTCGACCGTCCCCGCACGGACGGTCGCCTTCCCGCCGGTGACGGCGCGGCGGTTCCGTCTCGTGTTGTCGGGTGCGAGCGCGGCCGAGGCGCTGCCACCCGTCGCGGGCGGCGTGCGGCTGCCGCCGGTGCTGCGCCGCAGCGACGAGTTCCACGTCTCGGAGTTCGCGCTCCGCGCGGCCGGCCGGGTGCACCGCGCCGAGGCCAAGGCGGGCTTCGGCGTCGTGCCGGACTACTACGCCGTCGACACCGACCCCGGCGCGGACGCGGGGTCGATCCCCGTGGCGGACGTGCTCGACCTGACCGGGCACGTGGTCGACGGCCGCCTGACCTGGGACGCGCCGCCCGGGCGGTGGCACGTCCTGCGCCTCGGAGCGTCCCTCACCGGTCAGACGAACGGACCGGCCCTGCCCGACGCGACCGGGCTCGAGGTGGACAAGCTCGACGGCGGCCGCATCTCCGAGTACCTCGAGACGCATCTCGCGCGCTTCGCGCCCGGCCGATTCGACGCGCTGCTCAGCGACAGCATCGAGGCCGGCGCGCAGAACTGGACCGACCGCATCGACGAGAGGTTCCGCGAGCTTCGCGGCTACGACCCGACGCCGTGGCTGCCCGCGCTCGCGGGCTACCTCGTCGGCGACTCGCGCGCGTCGGACCGCTTCCTCTACGACTACCGTCGCACGCTCGCCGAGCTGCTCGCCACCGAGTACTACGGCACCCTCGCCGCGGAGGCGCACGCCCGCGGCATGACGTACTACGCCGAGGCGCTCGAGGACGGCCGACCGCAGCTCGGCGACGACCTCGCGATGCGCTCGCACGCCGACGTGCCGATGGGCGCCATGTGGACCTTCGACCCCGGCGCGGGCCCCAGGCCGACCTATGTCGCCGACCTCAAGGGCGCGGCCTCCGTCGCCCACGTGCACGGCAAGCGCTGGACGGGCGCGGAGGCCTTCACGAGCTTCGACCGCCCGTGGACGTCGTCGCCGCGAAGCCTCAAGCACGTCGCCGATCTCCAGCTCGCACTCGGCGTGACGCGCTTCTGCATCCACACGTCGCCCCACCAGCCCCTCGCCGCGCCGCCGCCCGGCGTCGCCCTCGCGCCGTTCCTGGGCCAGGCCTTCACGGTGAACGAGACCTGGTCGGGGATGGCACGGCCGTGGATCGACTACCTCGCGCGCTGCTCGGCGGTGCTGTCGGCGGGTGAGCCCGCGGTGGACATCGCCGTCTTCACCGGCGAGGAAGCGCCGGTCACGGGGCTCTTCGACGCGGTCCTCGACACGGCTGTGCCCGAGGGCTTCGACTTCGACTACGTGGGCCCCGACGGCCTCGCGACGCTTCGGGCCGTCGACGGCGAATTGGTCTCGGAGGGCGCTCGGTACCGACTGCTCTTCCTCGGCGGTTCGAGCCGCCGGCTCACGGTCCCGACGCTCCGCCGCATCGCCGCGCTGCTGGAGGCGGGCGCGACGGTCGTGGGGGCCCGGCCGCAGGGTTCGCCGTCGCTCGGCGACGACGACCTCGAGTTCGCGCGGCTCTGCGCCGAGATCTGGGGACCCCTGCGCGCCCGTGGCCGGGTCGTCCCGACGACCGACCTGCGCGCCGCCCTCCGCGAGCTGGGCATCCGACCCGATCTGCGGGTCTCCGGAGCGTCGCTGCGGACCATCGCGCGGATCATCGGCGGCCGACGGGTCACATTCCTCGCCAACCCGACGGACGAGGAGGTCGACGTCACGGTGCACGTGCCGGCCGCCGTGGATGCGCTGAGCGCGTGGGATCCCGTCGAGCTGCACAGCGTCGAGCTCGACGTGCGACGCGACGACGACGACGGGCGCGAGTTCGAGCTCGTCCTGCCGCCGTTCGGCTCGGTGTTCGTCGTGCCCGCGCCCGCGCAGCGCCGCAGGGGCGAGGCGCTCCCTCCCCGACGGATCGCCGGACGGTGGACGCTCGATCTCCCCGGTCGCCCACCGCGCGAGGTGCCGGACGGCCCGGCGCTGTGGACGGAGCTCGGTGCTGCGGAACGGGAGTTCTCGGGTATGGCGGTCTACCGCACCCGGTTCACGCACACGGGCGAACCCACCGCCGGGCGCCTCTGGCTCGAACTCGGGCGCGTCGGCGACATCGCCCGGGTACGGGTGAACGGCGTCGACTGCGGCATCGCCTGGACCGCTCCGTTCCGGGTCGAGGTCACGCATGCGGTGGTCACCGGGAGCAACGACCTGGAGGTCGAGGTCGCGACGCCGTGGCGCAATCGCCTCATCGCCGAGGCATCCGCCCCCTCCGGAGAGATCTTCTCACCCATGACCGAGGTCTTCGAGCCGGCTGCGGAGCCGGTCCCCGCGGGACTGGGCGGACCGGTCGCGCTCGTCGTCGAACCGTGCGCATGA
- a CDS encoding C-glycoside deglycosidase beta subunit domain-containing protein produces MIPDRIIEQGTLTTDGTRAAVEVRLPWYRALPASCIAGAKLSVDGVEAPAESLRWQMNGRTFTFPELVPNTEEWWFPTDSAVLSGDVPVAEDGEHTVAVELVLYIPYIVIGADEVLHIEEKDSKTMTAKKAVAA; encoded by the coding sequence GTGATCCCCGATCGCATCATCGAGCAGGGCACGCTCACGACCGATGGGACACGCGCCGCGGTCGAGGTCCGCCTCCCCTGGTATCGGGCGCTGCCGGCGTCGTGCATCGCCGGCGCGAAGCTCAGCGTCGACGGCGTCGAGGCGCCCGCCGAGTCGCTCCGGTGGCAGATGAACGGCAGGACGTTCACGTTCCCCGAGCTCGTGCCGAACACCGAGGAGTGGTGGTTCCCCACCGATTCGGCGGTGCTCTCGGGCGACGTCCCGGTGGCAGAGGACGGCGAGCACACCGTCGCCGTCGAGCTGGTGCTCTACATCCCCTACATCGTGATCGGCGCCGACGAGGTGCTGCACATCGAAGAGAAGGACTCCAAGACCATGACGGCCAAGAAGGCGGTGGCGGCATGA
- a CDS encoding sugar phosphate isomerase/epimerase family protein translates to MTARRQAQEPDGIAGTGIKLGTTLYSMTSEFAAGLYTPETLIAAVAEEGIGPGVEFNIAQLLRTYPDVDDEFVKLWFDSLEKYGLEASAVGTNLDMGRRKDRDMTPDEEHDFLARQLKTANTLGFRRIVIRSAGKELLRSLLPLAEQYDQYLGYEIHAPEGPNSPKVVQIRELYDELGSERLGFTADFSSTMHSLSPTLLRTLRKMGMDEKYFPVMDEIWRKPLPMHVRNQEFEDILTADGVDFLRFGPFTRLAFNMHGLVPPEEWLDIMPQIFHVHAKFYAIDGNGDEPAMDIPRIVRQFVDGGYTGFLSSEWEGHAFADLGEDDPIDLVKKQHALMRRAIEETVAAQEAAHV, encoded by the coding sequence ATGACCGCCCGACGACAGGCTCAGGAACCGGACGGCATCGCCGGCACCGGCATCAAGCTCGGCACCACCCTGTACTCGATGACGAGCGAGTTCGCCGCCGGCCTCTACACGCCCGAGACGCTCATCGCCGCCGTCGCCGAGGAGGGGATCGGCCCGGGCGTCGAGTTCAACATCGCCCAGCTGTTGCGCACGTACCCCGATGTCGACGACGAGTTCGTGAAACTGTGGTTCGACTCCCTCGAGAAGTACGGCCTCGAGGCGAGCGCGGTCGGCACGAACCTGGACATGGGGCGCCGCAAGGACCGGGACATGACCCCGGACGAGGAGCACGACTTCCTCGCCCGCCAGCTGAAGACGGCGAACACGCTCGGCTTCCGCAGGATCGTCATCCGGTCGGCGGGGAAGGAGCTGCTGCGCAGCCTGCTCCCGCTCGCGGAGCAGTACGACCAGTACCTGGGGTACGAGATCCACGCGCCGGAAGGGCCCAACAGCCCCAAGGTCGTCCAGATCCGGGAGCTCTACGACGAGTTGGGCAGCGAGCGCCTGGGCTTCACCGCCGACTTCTCATCGACGATGCACAGCCTCTCCCCGACCCTGCTGCGGACCCTGCGCAAGATGGGCATGGACGAGAAGTACTTCCCGGTCATGGACGAGATCTGGCGCAAGCCGCTGCCGATGCACGTGCGCAACCAGGAGTTCGAGGACATCCTCACGGCCGACGGCGTCGACTTCCTGCGTTTCGGCCCCTTCACGCGACTCGCCTTCAACATGCACGGGCTCGTGCCGCCGGAGGAGTGGCTCGACATCATGCCGCAGATCTTCCACGTGCACGCCAAGTTCTACGCCATCGACGGCAACGGAGACGAGCCCGCGATGGACATCCCGCGGATCGTCCGCCAATTCGTCGACGGCGGGTACACCGGCTTCCTCTCGAGCGAGTGGGAGGGTCACGCCTTCGCCGACCTCGGAGAGGACGACCCGATCGACCTCGTGAAGAAGCAGCACGCGCTCATGCGCAGGGCCATCGAAGAAACCGTCGCCGCCCAGGAGGCCGCACATGTCTGA
- a CDS encoding TIM barrel protein, with amino-acid sequence MYQLAPNIELLFTEAGDYHDRVRAAAAAGFDAVEMWGPTGADAPSQPKDIPALKAALEETGTQLTAQLSEPRTQFMIPPWDHSEFFRKLDEGVAIAQELGCPRIVVGSGTGFGGWKRQVQLDKLIEIYRKAAAQIDGSGITLVLEPVNVRVDHPGSLLDRTAEGVYIARGVDSPFFGVLYDIYHSAVEGEDMAAELANAGELIKYVQLADAPGRGEPGSGSLDWAERLGILRASGYDGPIGLEYYPTVESVASVAIIRELAASA; translated from the coding sequence ATGTACCAACTCGCACCCAACATCGAACTGCTCTTCACCGAAGCCGGCGACTACCACGACCGCGTGCGCGCCGCCGCGGCGGCGGGTTTCGACGCCGTGGAGATGTGGGGCCCGACCGGGGCGGACGCTCCGTCCCAGCCCAAGGACATCCCCGCGCTGAAGGCCGCCCTCGAAGAGACCGGCACCCAGCTCACGGCTCAACTCTCGGAGCCGCGCACGCAGTTCATGATCCCGCCGTGGGACCACTCGGAGTTCTTCCGCAAGCTCGACGAAGGCGTCGCGATCGCGCAGGAGCTCGGCTGCCCCCGCATCGTCGTGGGAAGCGGCACGGGCTTCGGAGGGTGGAAGCGCCAGGTGCAGCTCGACAAGCTCATCGAGATCTACCGGAAGGCGGCGGCCCAGATCGACGGCTCGGGGATCACCCTCGTGCTCGAGCCGGTGAACGTGCGCGTCGACCACCCCGGCTCGCTCCTGGACCGCACTGCCGAGGGCGTCTACATCGCCAGGGGAGTGGACTCCCCGTTCTTCGGCGTGCTCTACGACATCTACCACTCGGCCGTCGAGGGCGAGGACATGGCAGCTGAGCTCGCGAACGCCGGAGAACTCATCAAGTACGTGCAGCTCGCGGATGCGCCCGGCCGCGGCGAGCCCGGTTCGGGGTCGCTGGACTGGGCCGAGCGCCTCGGCATCCTGCGCGCGTCGGGCTACGACGGACCGATCGGCCTGGAGTACTACCCGACGGTCGAGTCCGTGGCATCGGTGGCGATCATTCGCGAACTGGCGGCGTCGGCATGA
- a CDS encoding carbohydrate ABC transporter permease, translating into MREVLIWIVTLVGLLPFYFLIATAFKTDQETLTTSAIAPPQSLDFSAFVSVLTATGRNSIPMSILNSVIITAGAIAGLVLLGSVAAYVITRRTRTWTNLTFYLVLIAIILPAQLGTVPLYIGARSVGLTGNAIGMILLWIGILLPLSVFLYASFFRGLTTEYEEAAVIDGATPTQAFFRVVLPLMAPATGTVAILAGLIVWNDFFNSLIFLGGSTTQTLPVAMYTYVGGLVSAWNKIFAVVIISMIPILLFYMFAQKRFIQGFAGGLKG; encoded by the coding sequence TTGCGCGAAGTCCTCATCTGGATCGTCACGCTCGTCGGGCTCCTGCCCTTCTACTTCCTCATCGCGACGGCCTTCAAGACCGACCAGGAGACGCTGACGACCAGCGCCATCGCTCCGCCTCAGTCGCTCGACTTCTCGGCGTTCGTGTCCGTGCTCACGGCAACGGGTCGCAACAGCATCCCGATGAGCATCCTCAACAGCGTGATCATCACCGCGGGGGCCATCGCGGGGCTCGTGCTCTTGGGCTCGGTCGCGGCCTATGTCATCACGCGGCGCACGCGCACATGGACCAACCTCACGTTCTACCTCGTCCTCATCGCGATCATCCTGCCGGCCCAGCTCGGAACGGTTCCGCTGTACATCGGGGCGCGGTCGGTCGGTCTCACGGGCAACGCGATCGGCATGATCCTCCTGTGGATCGGCATCCTGCTCCCGCTGTCGGTCTTCCTCTACGCGAGCTTCTTCCGCGGCCTCACCACCGAGTACGAGGAGGCTGCGGTCATCGACGGTGCCACTCCGACGCAGGCCTTCTTCCGCGTCGTCCTACCCCTCATGGCCCCCGCCACCGGCACGGTCGCGATCCTCGCCGGGCTCATCGTGTGGAACGACTTCTTCAACTCGCTGATCTTCCTCGGGGGGTCGACCACGCAGACGCTGCCCGTCGCGATGTACACGTACGTCGGCGGCCTCGTGTCGGCGTGGAACAAGATCTTCGCGGTCGTGATCATCTCGATGATCCCGATCCTGCTGTTCTACATGTTCGCGCAGAAGAGATTCATCCAGGGCTTCGCGGGCGGCCTCAAGGGCTGA
- a CDS encoding sugar phosphate isomerase/epimerase family protein has translation MTLRQAQGPELGTPIQGVTLYSFTRAFHGREYDLEGLIRKSAAEGFGPGLEIIGFSSFRGFPEIDDHYAGWFKDLIAETGLATTSLAVNADIGIHRDRLLTQDELLEYMRRQIAAAAKLGFPIARVQISITPDSMEALAPIAEEYGVTLALEVHADQYASHPRILALRDRYEQVGSPFLGFTMDWGATVSGFAPSLIEAYRRRGASEELLNAVTGLWDDFYRQGPPVDQADHGQRFGRFIALAAQHGRPDLGIDLGINATGLFGPARVDDWLEIFPWIRHVHGKFFGIDEQHEEPSVPVPDLIRLLVQNGYNGAISSEYEGWHWNSWQSPFDIIRDEQAVQRSAAADAGSRMTTDLAEARAQLAAWLPTTQGASA, from the coding sequence ATGACCCTTCGACAGGCTCAGGGACCGGAACTCGGCACGCCCATCCAGGGCGTCACGCTCTACAGCTTCACGCGCGCCTTCCATGGCCGCGAATACGATCTCGAGGGCCTCATCCGCAAGTCGGCGGCCGAGGGCTTCGGCCCGGGCCTGGAGATCATCGGGTTCTCGAGCTTCCGCGGCTTCCCCGAGATCGACGACCACTACGCCGGCTGGTTCAAGGACCTCATCGCCGAGACCGGTCTGGCCACGACCTCGCTCGCGGTCAACGCCGACATCGGCATCCACCGCGATCGCCTGCTCACGCAGGACGAACTGCTGGAGTACATGCGCCGCCAGATCGCCGCCGCTGCGAAGCTCGGCTTCCCGATCGCCCGCGTGCAGATCTCGATCACCCCCGACTCGATGGAGGCGCTCGCCCCCATCGCCGAGGAGTACGGCGTCACGCTCGCGCTCGAAGTGCACGCCGACCAGTACGCCTCGCACCCGCGGATCCTGGCGCTGCGCGACCGCTACGAGCAGGTCGGCTCGCCCTTCCTCGGCTTCACGATGGACTGGGGTGCGACCGTCTCGGGCTTCGCTCCCTCGCTCATCGAGGCGTACCGCCGCCGCGGCGCCTCGGAGGAGCTGCTGAACGCCGTCACCGGATTGTGGGACGACTTCTACCGGCAGGGCCCCCCGGTCGACCAGGCCGACCACGGTCAGCGCTTCGGCCGCTTCATCGCTCTCGCCGCCCAGCACGGGCGACCCGACCTCGGGATCGACCTGGGCATCAACGCGACCGGCCTGTTCGGCCCGGCCCGCGTGGACGACTGGCTCGAGATCTTCCCGTGGATCAGGCACGTGCACGGCAAGTTCTTCGGCATCGACGAGCAGCACGAGGAGCCGTCGGTCCCGGTGCCCGACCTCATCCGCCTGCTCGTGCAGAACGGGTACAACGGCGCGATCTCGAGCGAGTACGAAGGCTGGCACTGGAACTCCTGGCAGAGCCCGTTCGACATCATCCGCGACGAGCAGGCCGTGCAGCGTTCCGCGGCCGCCGACGCCGGCTCGCGCATGACGACCGACCTCGCCGAGGCGCGGGCCCAGCTCGCCGCCTGGCTGCCCACCACCCAAGGAGCATCCGCATGA
- a CDS encoding carbohydrate ABC transporter permease yields the protein MTIEKDATRTLTVPPDARRTPRPYDRTRKPLISYGHWWWALPAIVLVIGVHYVANLTGGFFAFTNWTGLGDWDFIGLDNFVRIFSDPTLLGSVWNTLFLAFGSVILTNILGLGYALAINRTLKTRYILRTLLFMPVVLSPLAVAYVWKFIFQFNGPLNGVLSAIGLESLQKVWLADPTWSIWAILLTVVWQQTGFVMVIYLAGLASVPVELEEAAALDGAGIFKRFWHVTVPGIRPSIAIATTLGIIQGLRIFDQILALTGGGPAGATETLATQVYKQAFSLGQFGFGSALALVLTVLILIFAILQQYATRDRDAVGRKA from the coding sequence GTGACGATCGAGAAAGACGCGACGCGCACCCTGACGGTGCCTCCCGACGCGAGGCGGACACCACGGCCCTACGACCGCACGCGCAAGCCCCTGATCAGCTACGGCCACTGGTGGTGGGCGCTGCCCGCCATCGTGCTCGTGATCGGCGTGCACTACGTCGCGAACCTGACCGGCGGCTTCTTCGCCTTCACGAACTGGACCGGCCTGGGCGACTGGGACTTCATCGGGCTCGACAACTTCGTGCGCATCTTCAGCGATCCGACGCTCCTCGGCTCGGTGTGGAACACGCTCTTCCTGGCCTTCGGCTCGGTCATCCTCACGAACATCCTGGGCCTCGGATATGCGCTCGCGATCAACCGCACGCTCAAGACCCGCTACATCCTGCGGACGCTCCTGTTCATGCCGGTGGTGCTCAGCCCGCTCGCGGTGGCCTACGTGTGGAAGTTCATCTTCCAGTTCAACGGCCCGCTCAACGGCGTCCTCTCCGCGATCGGGCTGGAGTCATTGCAGAAGGTCTGGCTCGCCGACCCGACCTGGTCGATCTGGGCGATCCTGCTCACGGTCGTGTGGCAGCAGACCGGGTTCGTCATGGTCATCTACCTCGCAGGTCTCGCCTCGGTGCCGGTGGAGCTCGAGGAGGCCGCCGCGCTCGACGGTGCCGGCATCTTCAAGCGTTTCTGGCACGTCACGGTTCCCGGCATCCGCCCGTCGATCGCGATCGCGACGACTCTGGGCATCATCCAGGGCCTGCGCATCTTCGACCAGATCCTCGCCCTCACCGGCGGCGGTCCGGCCGGTGCCACCGAGACGCTCGCGACCCAGGTCTACAAGCAGGCGTTCTCGCTCGGCCAGTTCGGATTCGGGTCGGCCCTCGCGCTCGTGCTGACCGTCCTGATCCTCATCTTCGCCATCCTCCAGCAGTACGCGACGCGCGACCGCGACGCCGTCGGACGAAAGGCCTGA